The Sorangiineae bacterium MSr11367 genome window below encodes:
- a CDS encoding DUF1501 domain-containing protein, translated as MKDSSRMTRRVFLGSLAGAAGGLVLSRRAFGGETKPDDPHFFLQVLVTGGMDSTCLLDARPLEMTAAKLQQNYTGKEPVPWKGNNGNQTLAAPAAEALRPLLQDICVVNGVIMSTTFDGHDQNLNVCLTGNPFGGPSAISRLNLDKPLDYLKVGSLLGAELDDSRFVPLTPAGALALKSRLPTSGENQFSIDPFLQARCREAATGSSRFATGAQALGNATAQSLSLTDRLRALELPPLVPPTPTNDGSIPVVELEQNLALMGEFFRRGIAQSALFDITGNMIIDAHSAPLAKGHAELCTTTANRFAQIITYLKNTPFDGSRSLLDVTTVMFASEFSRTMRQLDRPIDDTGTDHNPFSNSILFAGKGIRAGAVLGGSDFQSSNEELSGAHLSLDAGKLKRMGLPVDFETGLVTGAKPAEYTANGYLTIASVVNAVYTLFGVDRQHHWENGRSLGPSPVLAALCR; from the coding sequence ATGAAAGACTCTTCTCGGATGACCCGGCGCGTTTTTCTCGGGAGCCTCGCCGGTGCGGCGGGGGGACTCGTTCTTTCACGGCGGGCGTTCGGAGGGGAGACGAAACCGGATGATCCCCATTTCTTTCTGCAGGTGCTCGTCACCGGTGGAATGGATTCGACCTGCCTGCTCGACGCGCGCCCGCTGGAAATGACGGCGGCGAAGCTGCAGCAGAACTACACGGGGAAAGAGCCTGTGCCCTGGAAGGGGAACAATGGCAACCAAACATTGGCCGCGCCGGCCGCGGAAGCGCTCCGTCCTCTTCTGCAGGACATCTGCGTAGTCAATGGCGTCATCATGTCCACGACGTTCGATGGGCATGACCAGAATTTGAACGTGTGTCTCACGGGAAACCCTTTCGGTGGCCCCTCGGCGATATCGCGATTGAATCTCGACAAGCCGCTCGATTACCTGAAAGTTGGTTCCTTGCTGGGTGCAGAGCTCGATGACTCCCGTTTCGTGCCATTGACCCCTGCAGGCGCGTTGGCGCTCAAGTCCAGACTGCCGACCTCGGGTGAGAATCAATTCTCCATCGACCCTTTTCTCCAAGCGCGCTGCCGGGAGGCGGCGACCGGCTCGAGTCGCTTCGCCACGGGGGCGCAAGCACTCGGGAACGCCACGGCTCAGAGTTTATCGCTCACCGATCGCTTGCGTGCGCTCGAACTGCCCCCCTTGGTCCCGCCCACCCCCACGAACGATGGATCCATTCCCGTGGTGGAGCTCGAGCAAAACCTCGCCCTCATGGGAGAGTTTTTCCGGCGCGGCATCGCTCAGTCGGCGCTGTTCGATATCACGGGGAACATGATCATCGACGCTCACTCGGCGCCCTTGGCCAAGGGCCACGCGGAGCTCTGCACTACGACTGCGAATCGTTTCGCCCAAATCATTACGTACTTGAAGAACACGCCTTTCGATGGCTCGCGATCCCTGCTCGATGTGACCACCGTCATGTTCGCCTCCGAGTTCTCCCGCACCATGCGTCAGCTGGATAGGCCGATTGACGACACCGGGACGGATCACAACCCATTCTCCAATTCGATCCTGTTCGCGGGGAAGGGCATTCGTGCCGGTGCAGTGCTCGGAGGTTCGGACTTCCAATCGTCGAACGAGGAGCTCTCGGGTGCGCACTTGTCCTTGGACGCGGGCAAACTCAAGCGAATGGGGCTCCCGGTCGACTTCGAAACGGGGCTCGTCACGGGGGCAAAGCCGGCCGAGTATACCGCGAATGGGTATTTGACCATCGCCTCGGTCGTCAATGCCGTTTATACGCTCTTCGGTGTCGACCGCCAGCACCACTGGGAAAACGGACGCAGCCTGGGCCCATCCCCCGTTCTTGCGGCACTATGCCGTTGA
- the recA gene encoding recombinase RecA has product MDCIADKMKSLKSVLHAVEKQFGKGSIMALGDEYEPEPVGTISTGSLSLDLATGVGGYPRGRVIEIYGPEASGKTTLALHAIAEAQQAGGVCAFIDAEHALDISYARGIGVETEGLLVSQPDTGEQALEITEMLVRSGHVDLIVVDSVAALTPKAELEGDMGDAHMGLQARLMSQALRKLTGAAHRSGTTLMFINQLRQKIGVTFGSPETTTGGNALKFYASLRLDVRRIGQVKVGDELVGGKTRVKVVKNKVAPPFTEAEFEIRFGSGVDTMAELIDLGLLRGLLDKNGNHLSYDGTTLGNGRERSREALNESDNLQSTLREAIMAAGPVKPGRRTIDA; this is encoded by the coding sequence ATGGATTGCATTGCAGACAAGATGAAGTCGTTGAAGAGCGTGTTGCATGCGGTGGAAAAGCAGTTTGGCAAGGGCTCGATCATGGCGCTCGGCGACGAGTACGAGCCGGAGCCCGTGGGGACGATTTCCACGGGGTCGCTGTCGCTCGATCTGGCAACCGGCGTCGGTGGGTACCCGCGAGGCCGCGTGATCGAGATTTACGGCCCCGAGGCGAGCGGGAAGACCACACTGGCCCTGCATGCCATTGCGGAAGCGCAGCAAGCGGGCGGCGTATGCGCATTCATCGACGCCGAGCACGCGCTGGACATCTCGTATGCCCGCGGCATCGGTGTGGAAACGGAAGGCCTCCTCGTTTCCCAGCCAGATACCGGCGAGCAGGCGCTCGAAATCACGGAAATGCTCGTTCGATCGGGGCATGTCGATTTGATCGTGGTCGATTCCGTGGCGGCGCTCACCCCCAAGGCGGAACTCGAAGGCGATATGGGTGACGCGCACATGGGCCTGCAAGCGCGACTCATGAGCCAAGCGCTCCGCAAGTTGACCGGTGCCGCCCATCGTTCTGGAACGACATTGATGTTCATCAATCAATTGCGTCAGAAGATTGGCGTCACCTTCGGATCTCCCGAGACGACCACCGGCGGCAACGCGCTGAAATTCTATGCCTCGTTGCGGCTCGACGTGCGCCGCATCGGTCAGGTCAAGGTCGGCGACGAGCTCGTAGGTGGCAAAACACGGGTCAAGGTCGTCAAGAACAAAGTCGCGCCCCCCTTCACGGAGGCGGAGTTCGAAATTCGTTTTGGATCGGGGGTCGATACCATGGCCGAGTTGATCGATCTGGGCCTTCTGCGCGGGCTCTTGGACAAGAACGGCAATCATCTGTCGTACGACGGGACGACCCTGGGGAATGGGCGAGAGCGGTCCCGTGAAGCGCTCAACGAAAGCGACAACCTGCAAAGTACGCTGCGCGAGGCCATCATGGCCGCAGGCCCGGTCAAGCCGGGGCGGCGCACGATCGATGCCTGA
- a CDS encoding helix-turn-helix transcriptional regulator, giving the protein MWTPLILRDVFFGLRRFDQICADLGIASNVLTARLETLVDKGILERVPYQNRPPRYEYRPTRKGKDLFPILLGMMHWGDSWVSEREGPPVRVRHEPCGQSSEPRVVCSACGEPISLDNVGVYAGPSARPTRGTSLLARDLPPEDGPKTSRRRLRERLGQAIAATLEVLHSAGARYQKARPSRAEHDGAKAFYLACHHEAPTKTGVTVRPQSSSQ; this is encoded by the coding sequence ATGTGGACGCCCCTGATCCTTCGCGATGTCTTCTTTGGATTGCGAAGGTTCGACCAAATATGTGCAGACTTGGGGATCGCCTCCAATGTGCTCACCGCCCGGCTCGAGACCTTGGTCGACAAGGGCATCTTGGAGCGCGTTCCATACCAGAATCGCCCACCGCGCTACGAATATCGCCCCACGCGCAAGGGGAAGGACCTATTTCCCATTCTATTGGGCATGATGCACTGGGGCGATAGCTGGGTTTCCGAGCGCGAGGGTCCACCCGTACGGGTTCGGCACGAGCCCTGCGGTCAGTCCAGCGAGCCTCGTGTCGTATGCAGTGCATGCGGCGAACCTATTTCCCTCGACAACGTCGGCGTCTACGCTGGCCCTTCGGCACGGCCCACGCGCGGAACGTCGCTCCTGGCGAGGGATTTGCCGCCAGAGGACGGACCCAAGACATCACGCCGCCGCCTCCGAGAGCGGCTTGGTCAGGCCATCGCGGCCACACTGGAGGTGCTTCACTCGGCCGGGGCACGCTACCAAAAGGCGCGCCCAAGCCGTGCAGAACACGATGGTGCGAAAGCCTTTTACCTCGCTTGCCATCACGAAGCACCGACGAAAACGGGCGTTACCGTGAGGCCCCAAAGCTCGTCGCAATAG